A region from the Primulina huaijiensis isolate GDHJ02 unplaced genomic scaffold, ASM1229523v2 scaffold35715, whole genome shotgun sequence genome encodes:
- the LOC140968361 gene encoding uncharacterized protein isoform X1: MSSSKEKPTLGGTRLKTRKRNISTPLDPAAFSDAVVQVYLDNAGDLELVAKIIESSDLNFSRYGDTFFEVVFRGARTQPGTIKPDEGELHPYSIIDCEPKREVILPSVIYIQKILRRKPFLIKNLENVMRRFLQSLELFEEDERKKLAIFTALAFSQKLSGLPPETVFQPLLKDNLVGKGLVLTFITDFFKEYLVDNSLDDLILILKRGKMDDNLLDFFPSGKRTPEVFSEHFTMEGLLSLVEYYEKKIFELKLKEMKSALTSQIAEEADVSEVIETVKQHVKDAKLPEVEVVRVLWDVMMDAVQWSGKNQQQNSNSALRQVKTWAELLNAFCTTGKLELELMYTVQVQCYEDAKLMKLFPEIIRSLYDQDVLAEDTILHWFRKGTNLKGRQSFVKALEPFVKWLEEAEEEE, translated from the exons ATGAG CAGCTCGAAGGAGAAACCCACTCTCGG TGGCACGCGGCTTAAGACCCGCAAACGGAATATTTCAACGCCGCTGGACCCTGCAGCATTTTCGGATGCAGTGGTCCAGGTTTATTTGGATAATGCTGGTGATCTG GAACTTGTTGCCAAGATCATTGAATCTTCAGATTTGAATTTCTCTAGATACGGTGACACGTTTTTTGAG GTTGTATTTAGAGGGGCCCGCACACAACCTGGCACGATCAAACCTGATGAAGGAGAGCTTCACCCATACTCTATAATTGACTGTGAGCCAAAGCGTGAAGTTATTTTGCCATCTGTGATATATATTCAAAAGATCTTGAGGAGGAAGCCTTTTCTTATTAAGAATCTTGAAAATGTTATGCGAAGATTCTTGCAGTCCTTGGAGCTTTTTGAGGAGGATGAGAGAAAGAAGCTTGCAATCTTCACGGCCCTTGCTTTTTCCCAGAAGTTGTCTGGTCTTCCACCTGAAACTGTTTTCCAGCCATTGCTCAAGGATAACCTTGTTGGCAAAGGGCTAGTTCTCACATTCATCACTGACTTCTTCAAGGAATATCTGGTTGATAATAGCCTTGATGACCTGATTTTAATCTTGAAGCGGGGTAAAATGGATGACAATCTTCTGGACTTTTTCCCATCTGGAAAGCGGACACCTGAAGTTTTCTCTGAGCATTTTAC AATGGAAGGACTTCTCTCTTTGGTGGAGTATTATGAAAAAAAGATATTTGAGTTGAAGCTTAAGGAGATGAAATCTGCTCTAACTAGCCAAATAGCAGAGGAAGCTGATGTATCTGAAGTCATAGAAACTGTCAAGCAGCACGTCAAAGATGCCAAACTCCCAGAGGTTGAAGTTGTGCGGGTTTTATGGGATGTCATGATGGATGCTGTGCAATGGTCTGGAAAGAATCAGCAGCAGAATTCTAATTCAGCTTTGCGTCAG GTCAAAACATGGGCTGAATTGCTGAATGCCTTCTGTACCACTGGAAAGCTCGAGCTTGAACTGATGTACACAGTCCAGGTCCAGTGTTATGAAGATGCTAAATTGATGAAGCTTTTTCCTGAAATAATAAGGTCCCTTTACGATCAGGATGTTCTTGCAGAAGATACCATTCTTCACTGGTTCCGTAAAGGAACGAACCTTAAGGGCAG GCAATCCTTTGTGAAGGCATTGGAGCCATTTGTGAAATGGCTGGAGGAggcagaagaagaagaataa
- the LOC140968361 gene encoding uncharacterized protein isoform X2, translating to MSSKEKPTLGGTRLKTRKRNISTPLDPAAFSDAVVQVYLDNAGDLELVAKIIESSDLNFSRYGDTFFEVVFRGARTQPGTIKPDEGELHPYSIIDCEPKREVILPSVIYIQKILRRKPFLIKNLENVMRRFLQSLELFEEDERKKLAIFTALAFSQKLSGLPPETVFQPLLKDNLVGKGLVLTFITDFFKEYLVDNSLDDLILILKRGKMDDNLLDFFPSGKRTPEVFSEHFTMEGLLSLVEYYEKKIFELKLKEMKSALTSQIAEEADVSEVIETVKQHVKDAKLPEVEVVRVLWDVMMDAVQWSGKNQQQNSNSALRQVKTWAELLNAFCTTGKLELELMYTVQVQCYEDAKLMKLFPEIIRSLYDQDVLAEDTILHWFRKGTNLKGRQSFVKALEPFVKWLEEAEEEE from the exons ATGAG CTCGAAGGAGAAACCCACTCTCGG TGGCACGCGGCTTAAGACCCGCAAACGGAATATTTCAACGCCGCTGGACCCTGCAGCATTTTCGGATGCAGTGGTCCAGGTTTATTTGGATAATGCTGGTGATCTG GAACTTGTTGCCAAGATCATTGAATCTTCAGATTTGAATTTCTCTAGATACGGTGACACGTTTTTTGAG GTTGTATTTAGAGGGGCCCGCACACAACCTGGCACGATCAAACCTGATGAAGGAGAGCTTCACCCATACTCTATAATTGACTGTGAGCCAAAGCGTGAAGTTATTTTGCCATCTGTGATATATATTCAAAAGATCTTGAGGAGGAAGCCTTTTCTTATTAAGAATCTTGAAAATGTTATGCGAAGATTCTTGCAGTCCTTGGAGCTTTTTGAGGAGGATGAGAGAAAGAAGCTTGCAATCTTCACGGCCCTTGCTTTTTCCCAGAAGTTGTCTGGTCTTCCACCTGAAACTGTTTTCCAGCCATTGCTCAAGGATAACCTTGTTGGCAAAGGGCTAGTTCTCACATTCATCACTGACTTCTTCAAGGAATATCTGGTTGATAATAGCCTTGATGACCTGATTTTAATCTTGAAGCGGGGTAAAATGGATGACAATCTTCTGGACTTTTTCCCATCTGGAAAGCGGACACCTGAAGTTTTCTCTGAGCATTTTAC AATGGAAGGACTTCTCTCTTTGGTGGAGTATTATGAAAAAAAGATATTTGAGTTGAAGCTTAAGGAGATGAAATCTGCTCTAACTAGCCAAATAGCAGAGGAAGCTGATGTATCTGAAGTCATAGAAACTGTCAAGCAGCACGTCAAAGATGCCAAACTCCCAGAGGTTGAAGTTGTGCGGGTTTTATGGGATGTCATGATGGATGCTGTGCAATGGTCTGGAAAGAATCAGCAGCAGAATTCTAATTCAGCTTTGCGTCAG GTCAAAACATGGGCTGAATTGCTGAATGCCTTCTGTACCACTGGAAAGCTCGAGCTTGAACTGATGTACACAGTCCAGGTCCAGTGTTATGAAGATGCTAAATTGATGAAGCTTTTTCCTGAAATAATAAGGTCCCTTTACGATCAGGATGTTCTTGCAGAAGATACCATTCTTCACTGGTTCCGTAAAGGAACGAACCTTAAGGGCAG GCAATCCTTTGTGAAGGCATTGGAGCCATTTGTGAAATGGCTGGAGGAggcagaagaagaagaataa